One Candidatus Vicinibacter affinis DNA window includes the following coding sequences:
- a CDS encoding DUF559 domain-containing protein: MSFTFLARKLRKNQTIAESVFWNHVRNRRFMNLKFTRQFVIEQSNIMGRKEFYIADFHCHALKMIVEIDGPIHLMQKDYDELRQQHLVEMGFHVIRFKNEEIIENWVDVEERLRSGVLKRLEVIRK, encoded by the coding sequence ATGTCTTTTACTTTCCTTGCTCGGAAATTGAGGAAGAATCAAACAATAGCAGAATCTGTTTTTTGGAATCATGTCCGCAACAGAAGATTTATGAATTTAAAATTCACCAGACAATTTGTAATTGAACAATCCAATATAATGGGTCGAAAAGAATTTTACATTGCTGACTTTCATTGCCATGCTTTAAAAATGATTGTAGAAATTGATGGCCCAATTCATCTTATGCAAAAAGATTATGATGAACTCAGACAGCAGCATTTGGTTGAAATGGGTTTCCATGTTATTAGATTTAAAAATGAAGAAATTATTGAAAATTGGGTTGATGTGGAAGAACGATTAAGATCTGGTGTATTGAAAAGATTGGAGGTTATTAGAAAATAA